One segment of Primulina tabacum isolate GXHZ01 chromosome 6, ASM2559414v2, whole genome shotgun sequence DNA contains the following:
- the LOC142549267 gene encoding uncharacterized protein LOC142549267: protein MHTSQPQPPDSDSAKDSAERRLREAEDRLKEAIKELQRRQIGAQGGLHPPCDHADESCVANAVGNLCQSFLLSYGIRVGIGILLRAFKLVRIKSYSSLLDLKQLVSEKDLIVREEACRVGLLFGGFTGSYHALRCLLRKLRKKETPMNAFLAGAVSGLSILALDDSSRRRTLSLYLLARVAQCAYNSAKSKNKFHLWGSHWSHGDTLLFSIACAQVMYAFVMRPESLPKSYQDFIQKTGPVAAPVYKAVRDCCRGSPVDIASLSTYLSNRRGFSTVKLEEFPHIVPCSVIHPITESCLFHNANSARDTFRKTFPLYFSLTFVPFVVLRMQKFMDAPVRTCWLAVKGAVRSTTFLSAFVGIFQGVICMHRKVALKDHKLLYWLAGGISALSVLLEKKARRGELALYVLPRAGESLWYILVNRHLLPDIKNAEVALFCACMGGIMYYLEHEPDTMAPFLRGLVRRFLASKISNPGGPSASRNTSYAYLHALDVIKEPQMQDGREDESSSSHKYNLESIPGL from the exons ATGCACACATCGCAGCCGCAGCCGCCAGACTCAGATTCCGCAAAGGACTCAGCGGAGCGGCGCCTTCGTGAGGCAGAGGATCGGCTCAAGGAAGCGATAAAGGAGCTGCAACGCCGGCAGATAGGAGCTCAGGGAGGACTCCACCCGCCGTGCGACCACGCTGATGAGTCTTGCGTCGCCAATGCCGTCGGAAACCTCTGCCAGAGTTTTCTGTTATCGTATGGTATTCGAGTGGGGATCGGGATTCTCCTTCGGGCGTTTAAACTGGTTCGCATAAAGTCATATTCATCTCTCCTGGATCTCAAG CAACTTGTATCTGAGAAAGACCTTATAGTAAGAGAGGAAGCATGCCGAGTTGGTTTGCTTTTTGGAGGATTCACTGGTTCCTACCATGCTCTGAGGTGTTTGCTGAGAAAGCTTAGAAAGAAAGAGACACCGATGAATGC ATTTTTAGCAGGTGCAGTCTCAGGATTATCTATCTTAGCATTAGATGATTCAAGCCGGAGGCGTACACTTTCCTTATATCTTTTGGCTAGGGTCGCTCAG TGTGCATATAACTCTGCTAAATCCAAAAACAAGTTCCACCTTTGGGGAAGCCATTGGAGTCACGGGGACACACTGCTTTTTTCAATAGCCTGTGCACAG GTTATGTACGCTTTTGTTATGCGCCCTGAGAGCTTGCCAAAATCATATCAAGATTTCATTCAGAAAACAGGTCCAGTTGCTGCACCTGTGTACAAAGCTGTAAGGGATTGCTGTAGAGGTTCTCCAGTAGATATTGCCTCACTATCTACTTACTTGTCCAACAGAAGAGGATTTAGCACTGTGAAATTGGAGGAGTTTCCTCATATTGTTCCTTGCTCTGTTATCCACCCTATTACTGAGTCATGCTTATTTCACAATGCAAATTCTGCAAGAGATACCTTCAGGAAAACTTTTCCTCTATATTTCTCTTTGACATTTGTGCCATTTGTTGTTCTGCGGATGCAAAAG TTCATGGATGCTCCAGTTCGTACCTGTTGGCTTGCTGTTAAAGGTGCTGTGCGCTCTACAACATTCTTGTCTGCTTTTGTTGGCATCTTTCAG GGGGTAATATGCATGCACAGAAAAGTGGCATTGAAGGACCACAAGCTCTTGTATTGGCTTGCAGGGGGGATATCTGCCCTGTCTGTACTGTTGGAGAAGAAAGCTAGACGTGGAGAGTTGGCCTTGTATGTTCTTCCTCGAGCTGGAGAATCTTTATGGTATATCTTAGTGAATCGCCATTTGCTTCCAGATATAAAAAATGCCGAG GTCGCTTTGTTCTGTGCATGCATGGGTGGAATCATGTATTACTTAGAACATGAACCAGATACTATGGCTCCGTTTCTTAGAGGCCTGGTTCGCCGCTTCCTTGCGAGCAAAATCAGTAATCCAGGAGGCCCTTCAGCAAGTCGAAACACCTCTTATGCATATCTACATGCGTTGGATGTCATAAAAGAGCCACAGATGCAGGATGGCCGAGAGGACGAAAGTTCATCTTCTCATAAATACAATCTCGAATCTATTCCTGGACTCTga